The genomic interval TAACCCACCATGGTTCCAATGCAAGTTGAGCATCTTCTACAGTTGCGTAGACGTAAACATCATCCAATCCTTCAACTACAAATATAGGGCAGATGGGCAAACTCATTACCAGCCACCCTCCCATGGTCTGTGTTTCTTCATTCCTTGCCCTGGCTTACCATGTCCAGGGCGGGTAGGGTCAAGATAGTAAGAAAGGGTCAGGTCTTTACTTTTGATGTCTTTCACTCTCACTCACCAGCCTGCTCACAGTTGAATAATGCATACCTAAATAATCTGCAATTTCCTTTTGGCTGTAGCCATGCTTCTCTATTGCTTCTGCTATTTTTCTGTTCCTTCTTATCCTATTTAATAATATATCATCACTAAATATCTCTTTAAGCGCAGGCCTTTTTAAATACCTCTGTTCCTTTGGTATTTCTTTTATGTCTTCATGCCCTTTTATATATCCAATTAATCTTTCAACAAAATCTTCTTCTCCAAGTATGCTCTGGCCTTTGACATTTTCCCATATGTTTTTTATTCCTATCCCTGCTTCAACAAATTCCCTGTATTTCTTTTCTGCCTGTTTCCTTTTTGTACTGAATTGCCCTAATATCCAGTCTGTTGTGTGACAAGGATGTGGTCTATCAATACCAGATGTTGCACGATAACTGCTCCATCTCCATTCCTTAGGTGCCCTTACCGCCCTTGCTCTCACAGGATTTAGTTCAACATACCGGCTGACTTCAAGCAGATGGCTTTCCTTTTGTATCAATATTGCCTTGTATCTTCCCTGAAACACATGCCCTACCCGTTCATGCCTCTTGTTGAATTCCTGCGTGTAAACCCCGTTTAGCTGCCTCATCCCTCTTGAAAGATTCCCATCAGGTGTCTCTATTACAAGGTGATAGTGATTGTTCATAAGACAATAGGCATGGCATATCCAATTGTATCTCTTATTTACTCTATGCAGTGTATCCAGAAGTACTCTACGGTCTTCATCGTCTTTAAATACTGGCTTTCTTTCGTTTCCTCTTGATGTTATATGATACAATGCTCCGTCGTATTCTATTCTTAATGGCCGCGCCATGATATGTACTTATCATATCTGCCTTGAAATGTCAAGATTAAAGACTTGACCCCTTTATCTTATTTCCGTTTATACCCGCAAGCCTGTTACGAACATCCCAGGTGTATGTAGTCGTGCCACAGGAATTTGTCATACTTAAAAGATTTCCATTATTATCGTAGGTGATGTTCTTAGCAGAGCCGACAGCAGGTGTAAACGACAGCATCTTAAACTTGTATCTATCTTTGTATCTCTGAAGTATCTCAATATATTTCCTGTAATCTTTTTCGTTCTTAAAAATATCTTGGCGGTTATTCCCTCTTGTTAATATGTGATATACATATTCTCTTGGTGCTATCCTCGCTGTCCTCGGCATGCCTAAAATCTATCATACACTGCCTTCTTTGTCAATAAAATAGAACCGTCCCCTTTATTCTTTACTTTGTTTCTGTATTTTAGATTCAAGTTCATCGATTATGGCGTTTAGCCAGCCTCTTAAGCATCTCGTCGAACAAAAGTATATACCGAATTGTCCTCCAGTCACATCAGAAACCACATCGAGCATGCAATCAATTTCTCTGTCTTTTCCTTTACCATCGTTATGTGCCCCGTGCCAAATCAGACTGAGAAAACCATCCATTTTCTTATCTGGTACACCAACGTCACGTTTTCTATTCATTAGATAGGCCCCACACTCAAGAACAGCGAAAGAATGTGGCTCAAATATTTTTGCCTTTTTACACCATGGACATATAGCCTTACTGGGGTATACCCCTTCTTTCATTTTGAGTGGAAATTTCATAGCATCTAAGCTTGTAAGGCTCCTACTCCGCTTCGGAGGCTCCGAAAAATGGATTCACAATATTATCGACCATGTCGCCAACCATGTTTCCTACTGCCTCTTGCGCACCAGATTCATGAATATCAAACCCTAAATCTAATATTGTTACTCCTAAACCTATCAAGCCAAGTTTCTTAAGCGCCTTTCGAAGGCGTTTCGAATCCTTTAATCCCTTATCCATAGGACATTTATTTTCCAAATCATACTTTCCGAGTTTCTTATTGTCTTTATACACATGCACATGATCAGGTGGGTGGTCATCTGGATATTTCTCAAATCTGTAGCCACCAGCTTTTTTTCTCCATAATCCCCATGGATCGATATAATTAATAGAATTATTGTCGACATAAACAAATTTATTTATCCCCCCCGCCAATCCAATCGGATCTTCGCTTATAAACCTCTGCAACTCCGGCGAGTAATAACGAGCTCTGTAGTAATATAACCCTGTTCCATCATTTTCACGACCAGTGTATTGAAAAGGATTATCAGATGATTCGCCTGTTATTGTCACAGCACCAAAAGGGTCGTAAGTATATGTCGTCTTAACAGCGCCTGTGTCGTCAACCAATGCGATTACACTACCAAGAGCATCTGTTTTATAATGCCTTATTGTTCCATCTGCCTTTATTCTTGCAAGAGGCTCGTCTATATTCAAAGTCCTCACATAGTTTGTAACCGCACTGCCTTCAATCTCTTGAATGATGTCTAAACCATCGTAAAGGTATTTAATGGTTTTTCCATTTATAGTCTTTTCAATCCTTCTCCCCAAAGCATCATACTTAAAAGAAGCTGTCAGAGATGAACAATCGGGTTTAAAGCCATTGATCCCTGCTAAACGATTCCTTACATCCCATGTGTATGTGGTCTTGCCACAAGAATTGGTTACACTCGTGAGATTCCCATTATCATCGTATGTCATATTCTTCGCCGATCCTGTCTGAGGAACAAATGTTACCATCTGATTCGCCTCGTTATAATCGGCATCTGTAACCCCATCCCTCAATGGCTGTACTGCATTCCTCTTGTATTTCGTTCTGTTCCCGTTGGGGTCATATTCATAAAGGAGATCCTCAAGGACTGTGGTTGATTTGAGGTGTTTCATATTCAAGAGCCTGCTTGCTGTGTCATAGGAATATGTCGTCTGTATCGTTGGATTGGTTGATGTGCCTATTAGATAATCCTGCTGTGTTCTCCTTCCAGCACTGTCATAGGTTATCTTGAAGTTCCTGTCCTTTGTCCCTATCTTCTGTTTGATGTTTGTCAGCCTCCCCACCTTGTCATATGTATAATTAACCACAGGCTGGCCTGCTACTGTCATGGTTATTCTTCTTCCTATTTTATCATAGGTGTTATCTATTGTCCCAAGAGGCGTCACTTCTTTGATTATTTTATCTGCTATCCCGCTGCATCCTGTTGTGCAGCCTGTGTCTGAGTATGTGTAAGTGATTGTGCCACTGACGCTGTCACCGACACTGATAAGCCTCCCTGCTGTATCATAGGTATATGTGGTATATGAAGCATCATGATATGTGGCCTTTGTTATTCTATTCATTTTGTCATAAGTATAAGTAGTTTTCTGGCTTTTTCGGTCTGTGACGGAAGTAAGATTATCGCTCGTATCATAAATATATGCCTCAACTTTACCCGATTGATCTGTCATCTTTTTAACTCTGCTTCTATCGTCATATTCATACCTTATGTCATGATTCTTTGTATCTATTACCTGGGTGAGTTTTCCATCACCAGCATAATAATATCTCGTTATGCTTCCAAGAGGGTCTGTGACCTCTCTAATTCTGCTCATTGGATCATAATTATAACCTGTGCTTTTTCCATTTGCATCTGTCGTTTTTGTAAGCCTGTTTAATGAATCATAGGCCATCTGGGATGAGTTTCCCAAGGGGTCTGTGACCTTGGTGAGATTGCCTGAGGCATCGTATTCCATTGTTGTTTTATTTCCA from Nitrospirota bacterium carries:
- a CDS encoding transposase, with translation MARPLRIEYDGALYHITSRGNERKPVFKDDEDRRVLLDTLHRVNKRYNWICHAYCLMNNHYHLVIETPDGNLSRGMRQLNGVYTQEFNKRHERVGHVFQGRYKAILIQKESHLLEVSRYVELNPVRARAVRAPKEWRWSSYRATSGIDRPHPCHTTDWILGQFSTKRKQAEKKYREFVEAGIGIKNIWENVKGQSILGEEDFVERLIGYIKGHEDIKEIPKEQRYLKRPALKEIFSDDILLNRIRRNRKIAEAIEKHGYSQKEIADYLGMHYSTVSRLVSESERHQK
- a CDS encoding RHS repeat protein, which gives rise to GGTADQPIPFKAPNDLGLLPGQKAVLWYYDESPNEGEAPNDWAIAGTGTVSSDGRYIVSDPGVGIPKFCCGATAWGGQSANTEKTSPDCKSQAAEPVDLSTGYFIHEKTDLHIPGIIPVNITRYYRSKDTSGNEPIGAFGRNTYFEYDWWMGAYGADGKINNTDTTMFLLIKPGNYQYRFSVKQADGTFINDTDPDMRGAVITKNTDGSKTLRMRDGWTYKFDSSGDLIEIADRNSNKLTLTRRSDFEGGYLTEIIMPDGRKIAFNQTFTATGGPMSGFSRTDEIVDPAGRTVSYTYDKDSTDRPRLKKVSYPPDGGTIEYKYDSSGRMSEIINERGIREVLNEYDTNHRVIKQTHIDGGTYTFNYTIAGGNITEASMTAPNAGVTTWRFYDETGAYKDKYVTQMTTPDGTTKYDREVGTNLLKSVTDPLGRKITYTYDSKGRVATITDNGGNTTSYEYEDTFSKVTKITDALGNITTMSYDSKGNLTSIKDPIGNTTTISYNNMGKPISVTDALGNKTTMEYDASGNLTKVTDPLGNSSQMAYDSLNRLTKTTDANGKSTGYNYDPMSRIREVTDPLGSITRYYYAGDGKLTQVIDTKNHDIRYEYDDRSRVKKMTDQSGKVEAYIYDTSDNLTSVTDRKSQKTTYTYDKMNRITKATYHDASYTTYTYDTAGRLISVGDSVSGTITYTYSDTGCTTGCSGIADKIIKEVTPLGTIDNTYDKIGRRITMTVAGQPVVNYTYDKVGRLTNIKQKIGTKDRNFKITYDSAGRRTQQDYLIGTSTNPTIQTTYSYDTASRLLNMKHLKSTTVLEDLLYEYDPNGNRTKYKRNAVQPLRDGVTDADYNEANQMVTFVPQTGSAKNMTYDDNGNLTSVTNSCGKTTYTWDVRNRLAGINGFKPDCSSLTASFKYDALGRRIEKTINGKTIKYLYDGLDIIQEIEGSAVTNYVRTLNIDEPLARIKADGTIRHYKTDALGSVIALVDDTGAVKTTYTYDPFGAVTITGESSDNPFQYTGRENDGTGLYYYRARYYSPELQRFISEDPIGLAGGINKFVYVDNNSINYIDPWGLWRKKAGGYRFEKYPDDHPPDHVHVYKDNKKLGKYDLENKCPMDKGLKDSKRLRKALKKLGLIGLGVTILDLGFDIHESGAQEAVGNMVGDMVDNIVNPFFGASEAE